ggggaggcaTAGAGTTTTTCGGGAAGGGCTTGTTGTGAATGGGCTTGGCAGACCTCCTTAGTCAGTAGGCCTTCTAATCACTTGGGAAGAAACAACAATAGAGTCTGCGTGCTTGAGAAAATTCCCATCTGTCTGTGGCTGGGCTCAGGCATACTGATGTCATGAGTGCATTTATGTGgccgagagagaaagagaaaaatgacaggataataaaaaaaaagggtaGGAGAATGAGGGAGGGGAAGAGATGTGGGGCGGTGAGCTGTGAGCAGAGCTGAAATGCCATTGTTATTGCTCGCTGCTCTGTGTTGCAAAAAGGGACAGCTGCCGCTGAGGCCTGCTTGCTCATGTGAGGCAGAGAGCCCAGCTCACCGTGAATTTTTCCCCATCTCCcctcagacagagagacaggtgGTTCCTGAACTCAGCCTGCTGAGAGTCAAGGGAAGGAACTAGAAGGAATTTGGGGAGTGGCATTTCAAAGCTTCCTCTTCCCTCCCGTTTCTCTCAAAGAAAAGGGGCCTAGTTATATTTTTAAGGCATCAGCTGAAAGACAAAGTGTTGTTTGGTGAGACATGTTATAGTGACGCAACGAGGAAACTGATAGTAAGCTCAAGTAGAGTGAATCCTTCTTTTGTCCGGTCTGTGTGCATTGTCTTAAACTGCAATGAGCAGGATGTTTTTACGCTCACAAGCATGATCaagaattttttaaatattatacatTGCCAGTTACACAGAATATGACATCTTACATCAATGATGGTGTACTACATTCACACATGGCAGTGACTCCTTGCTTATTTCACCTTTTACATATTTTGAACTGTAATCAGGTTCAAAATGACGGCTCAAGGTCAACTGTCAGGTTTCCCCGGCTCAAAGGTTCACTTTGATTAATAGCACCAAAGCAGAATTAACCTTCTCATATCAGATAGCTGTTTTAAGCTTTCTTGGGCATTAATGAAGCTATTGAGTATCCTAACTGTTCATGATCCTACATAACAAGAACATATCTTGCTAGTGTTACAAAGAAAAttgaaagaaaaagcaaataaaataaattaattgccTTTGAGTTCTTTTCCCATTTGACGTCTCAGTAGTCGTCACGGAACTGACTTTGTCAGGGGATAAATTCAGTTAATCTGTAATGAATTTTTTGAGCTTTAATTCAAACGTACAATGCAGTGTCAAGGTTATTAGCGGATGGTGCATTACAGAAAATTATAAGGAGCCTAGAGTGTCAGTTACCTGACTGAAGGTGTTTTGCAGGACAGGAACTGTagaggaaaaaactgaaaacaatagGGCTCTTTACAGTGTTAGCCAAACAAATGACAAAACACACCAATCCTCCCGCTGGAATTTTATTATCATATGAGTCACTCACTTTTGTAAGCGGTGTTTATTGACCagcttgtctgtgtttttggACTCCATGTAATCCTTTATGTGCTTGTGTACACTATGACAGATGTACGGCACAACATTGGCATGCTAAGTTAATCCCTGCTTGACCCAGTGGTATAATTTCATGTAACAGCAACTCTGCCATCTGAACTGCAAGCCAGCAGGCATCTACTCATCTAGGATTCATATTAAATAACAAAAGTGACACAGTACACCGAAAAATATCACCAAGAGTAAAACATAAGCCGTTTCTATTGGTATCATGTTTCGATCGGCTTATACTGTGTATAACTTCTAACACTATTGCTGACAGCATAATTGTCTCCACTAAGAGTTCTACCCTGCGGTTTTAATCACATGTATACGTTTCTTTCGACTGTGTGAACTCAACTGGGGTTTTCACTTATAAAGTTAAACAGCCTCTGGTGAAGGAACTCATACTACTGACATAGTTTGATAAGCGAGACCATAAATTGCTCGCGGATACAGGATTTAGATGAGGTTTTATTGTGTTAGCGGGACTATGAGTCATTTCTTCCTTTGCTCAAGCGTGTACACCCTGTTCACCCTGCCTGACTGTTTCCTCAAGGCTTTCTTGacctttcttctctttctttcaccTTGTTTGCACAGGTTAAGTGTTCCCAGTGTCCCCTTTGAATGTCTGTCATTATGGCGAAGCGTGAGACTGGCAGCACCAGCCCTGTGGTGAGGCAGATAGACAAGCAGTTCCTGGTCTGCAGCATCTGTTTGGACCATTATCACAACCCAAAGGTGCTGCCCTGCCTGCACACCTTCTGTGAGAAGTAAGCTATGAATCACTTAGCTTTACAAGGTGATCGACACCAGGAGAtcaaagtgacagtaaagagaTAAGCAgacataaaacatttaaaagcaaaataaaaagatgaGTCAGTGTTTGGCTATTATAGGATGCAGCGTGCTAGATTTTAGTTTACTTTAATGTCTTTTTTAGCAATTTCTAAATTTGGTATCGCAGCTCCTCGCTTAAGCAAGCTATTCTGTCATCATCGTGGCTTCTGCATGACGTAAGTCACCAGCTACTCTAAGCTTGGTCACAAGAAAAGCAGACAGCCTTTTTTTAGGGCACAGCTTTGGTAATAGCAAATACTGGTTTCCACAGCTGTGTTGCTACAGTAGTactgtttttaaattgttgtgCTTAGTAACCACTCAAATCACATTGTCCAGTCTTCTAATCAGGTCTCACCCTGAAATTGGTGCTTGACTGCAGCTTTATTCCTCTAACTGATTTCTTTAATGTCTTATCTGATTGTAGATGTCTACAGAACTACATCCCTCCCCAGTCTTTGACACTATCCTGCCCAGTATGCAGACAGACTTCTATCTTGCCAGAGAAGGGTGTGGCAGCCCTGCAGAACAACTTCTTCATCACAAACCTAATGGAGGTGTTACAACGAGACCCAGAGTGCAGCCAGCCTGAGGCAGGCAATGTTCTTGAGTCAGCCAATGCAGCTACAACTTGTCAGCCCCTTTCTTGCCCTAATCACGAGGGCAAGGtaagcttaaaaaaaacccaaaaatgctgattaaaaatatttcagaaCTATCAGACCTCATCTGCATGTTCCTGACCAGGCTGCCGACTGTTATTAGATTAAAAAGAAATGCCTTCTGTATATATACATTTGAACTTCTGAGCAACCTTAACCTCAGTAATGTGACTTTACTTGCCTCAACTGCACCATCTGCAGGTGATGGAGTTTTACTGCGAGTCATGTGAAACAGCCATGTGTCTGGAGTGTACAGAAGGAGAACACAGGGAACATGTGACGGTGCCTCTAAGGGATGTGCTCGAACAGCATAAGTCAGCCCTTAAAGGTCAGCTGGACACTGTTCGCAACAGGTATGATTTTTCACTGCTTTAACGCATAATCAATTATGTGATTGTTTTTGGAAGACATTAGTAAAATTGGACGTGTAAAAGTATAAAGAGCTataatctgcatttattttttgctctggCAGACTACCTCAGCTGACTGCTGCCATTGACCTTGTGAATGAGATCTCCAAGCAACTTACAGAAAGGAAAAATGACTCTGTGACAGAAATCAGTAATACTTTTGATGAGCTGGAGAAGGCCCTACACCAACGCAAGACTGCTCTCATTACTGAGGTGGAAAACATCTGCAGCACCAAGCAGAAGGTCAGCGAtcttattcattttaaatttgatgcattaaaaaataatcacGATATTTCCCATTTCTGTACTAGCTCTGCTGACTGTCTCCGTCTCCTTAGGTGCTTCAAGCTCAGCTTACCTCTTTGCTTCAGGGCAGAGAGAACATTCAGAGCAGCTGTAACTTCACAGAGCATGCCCTGAGCCATGGGAGCGCCACTGAAGTCCTTCTGGTCCAGAAACAAATGGGTGAGAGGGTGAGTGCTCTGGCAAGACACAGCTTTCCCGAGCATCCTCATGAAAACGGACATCTGGAATGCCAGGTGGAGACGGATGGATTGAGGCGCTCCATTCAGAACCTAGGAGTCCTGATCACAACAGGGGCTGTCGGCCATACCAGCGTTGCCACCGGTGAAGGTCTGCGACACGCACTAGTTGGCCAACACACCACTATCACAGTCACCACTAAAGACAAAGATGGAGAATTGGTGAAGACTGGTAACGCGGTTCTTAGGGCAGAGATTATCTCTGTGGATGGGGTGTGTACTGAAGCTGAGGTGGTGGACAACAAAAACGGCACCTACGAGGTTGGATACACCCTCCGCTCTGAGGGAGAATTCACCTTCTCTTTGCTGCTATATGAACAGCCTGTGAGGGGGAGTCCTTTCCGTTTGCGTGCTGTCAAACCGTCAGATGTCCTGCAGTCGCCAGACGACGTGAAGAGACGAGTGAAGTCCCCAAGCGGAGGAGGAGGTCATGTTCGCCAGAAGGCCGTGCGCAGGCCTTCCAGCATGTATAGCACCAccaagaaaaaggaaaatccaATAGAGGACGAGCTGATATATAGAGTTGGTGAGTGAAAAAGCGTTATTTTGGATATTAATCATACTGTTGACTGTTCTTACAATCTTCCATCCATGcatatttttatgcttttaatgcttttaatttacttttagtGGCACAAAATGGTGACTTATCCTTaaaagtttttatattttcatagtGTAAAAACATGGGGATGTTTTGTTGATTTGACAGGAACAAGAGGGAGAGATAAAGGAGAATTCACCAATCTTCAAGGCATCTCGGCCTCCAGTAATGGTCGGATTGTGGTAGCAGATAGCAACAACCAGTGCATACAGGTCAGTGGCTAACCTTTAGCTTCAAAGAATTAATTTTTTGAATTGTttaataatttcttttctttttttataggtTTTCTCTAACGACGGCCAGTTTAAGTTGAGGTTTGGGGTAAGAGGTCGTTCACCAGGCCAGCTGCAGCGCCCCACAGGAGTCACAGTAGACATGAACGGGGACATAATAGTAGCTGACTATGACAACAGATGGATTAGCATCTTTTCCTCGGATGGCAAGTTCAAGGTTGGCAATTCCAGTCAGtaaaagaaatatttgtttgtttgtttttaaactgcacgattttaaagtgaaactagattacaaaacaaaactttgtcTGTAACAGAATAAGATTGGCGCTGGAAGATTAATGGGCCCCAAAGGTGTGGCTGTGGACAAGAATGGACACATTATCACGGTTGATAATAAGGCCTGCTGTGTCTTCATCTTCCAATCAAATGGGAAGTTGGTGACAAAGTTTGGAGCCAGAGGAACATCAGACAGACACTTTGCAGGTACTGAgtgatgttaaataaataaatgtgatatttttttatatatatatatgatcattttattaaaaatttcTCTTACAGAAAACAACAGAGATTAACACTTAATCAAGTTTCATGTATCAGGGCATGTGGTTGGGCCAGATTTACAAAATTgatttctgtttctttacaggaAAGTTGATTTGAACAGTCCTAGTGATCAGCATGTCTCTGCACCCTTAATTTGTTTTAACTAATGAGTGCATGTATAGCTACTTGCTTAATTAGAGACATTAACACACAGTTAATGTTTTGGTTGTTGCACTGATTGTCTTAATTATAAATTATACATCCTGTCATCATAGCACAGCAGGAGTCCGCAGTTCATGATGTACACTACTGCATGCCAAGTTTTGATGATCGTCCTTCCCTGTTGTTCAGATGTCGGGGGGGGGGCGGGACTAATTTGCATGCTTTGCTGGAATCCCCTCATTGATGCCGCTCCAGTTGTACAGCAATATTTAAGTTGAACTCACCCGTTCGTTCACTTTCATTTCTCACTtggaacttttcttttcttttagagAAAAGTGGTGCAAACATTGCACTGGATACAAAGATTAGTAAATCTGGCCCTGTTTTCAGTAAGTAATATATTCACTGTGAAtgtgagctaaaaaaaaatgaatctttGTTCTCTTTTTCTACATGTTGGTGCTTCAGACCTGTCATGTCTCAGCTCTGAGAGTTTCTCTGTGATCACTTGGTGTCTTGTTTTTGATGTCCAGAAATAGTATGCCGCTTCATCTCATACACTGTAAACGGACGGATGACTCATCTTTGCTGTTCCCTCCCTGTCTCCTCTGCTTTCAGGTCCTCACTTTGTGgctgtaaataacaaaaatgagATTGTGGTAACAGACTTCCACAACCATTCAGTGAAGGTATGGCTTGTTGCAAGTATGTGCGAACAGTATGTCTGAAAACCTGGGACCTCTTCCAGAAAGTGTGTTTAATAAACCTGAGTTGATTAGCTCTGAGATCAGCAAGTCTGAGTTTTCGGTTCCAGAGCAGCTGAGTTAAGGGTGTACATGGgtagaaaaagaaaaccattaTCAGTAGTGCTCCAGTACCAGGACTCACCATGGCAACGGGTAAATAAAGAGCAAAGCCTCCATTTTAATCTAGTAAACTGAAAAATATGAACATACGTCAGTGCTGACCATGGTATTTATCTCAAATGGGAGGGCAGGAAAGAGTAACTTTAATCAGGTTGGTCTGCTCTGTCATCATCATAGGCAGACTAAAgtacatattttttaaactctCTGTGGTCATCATTATCCCCACTTGAATTTTCACTAGATAAATCTGTAATCCTAATTTTCAATTTGATTTTCAAATCTAATTATTCAGCCATAACCCAACAAGGACAAAATTTAagtgaaagaaacaaaagataACAGGCAGATTGCTCATGGACCGGTGATATTAATTACCCAGATAGCAACGGACTCCAGGGCGGATCTGCCTTCAGGACATTTCTTTAATTAGATAAAAGCTGTTTTTCCTACAGGTGATGACCATTTCATTGTCTGAATGATTATTTAGTAAAAACTGAATCTCCTAATGGAGTGTAAAAAGCTTAATTTTTCATACAGAGAGTTTCATTATTTCTGAGATTACTGGATAAAAAAGtttaatgagatttacagaAAAAACTCTTCTTTAATGTTCCCAGTTTAACCATTTCTAATCTGATCTAATTTCAGCCTGCACTGATAGATGATGGCTTTTTTACAGTCATAGCAACAGTGTTTAGATGTTGCTGTTAATAGTAAAAGTTTAGTAATAGTTTTTAATATAACTCAAATGAATGTAaagttgttttggggtttttttgtaattgcaaacaagtttaaatgtaaatgttttagctttttaaaaaattatatcaGAATGAGGGGTTTTAAATAAAGAATGCAGATCATGTCAGGAGAAATTAAGCTTTTGAACTGATTCAGATGGATGAGCTGGGAAATGACTGGAGCCAAACTGAGTCTGGGTTTGATCCTTATCCATTTTGGATCCGTCCCGCCGTGCAAGTGGACTCCAATCTGGACACAGTTTGCTGATCTGTTACAGAGCATATGAATTTTAAGACACTGTGCCTTTCCAAATGTTGACAGCATTTAATGACTGAAACTCAATCTGTGAACACATTTCTGAACATGAAACGCTCAGGACACAGGCTGTCcgtggctgcatttaaaaactcattttacttcagtttaaagtcttaaataaaatcatttcagCCTCATCTTCACTCAAATGTTCACATCCTCTATAAGATCCAACTGTGACAGACATTTTCCACAGTGTGACCAATTACAGTGTGGGGGAAATGGctgacagtctgacagctgtatTACTGTCTAgagtctgagagagagaaagatggagACTATAGATTTTAGTGTGAGCTGATTAAAAGTCTGAGTTGTTAGCTAAACTCTCTTCCTACAATAGGACTGAAGTCACTTTAAGATaacaaaactgaagcaaacTTTTCCGGTAGCCTCTTTATTTTGCAAGTTTTTTAAACCTTAAAATAGTGCTTGGCATTCTGATAAAGGCTGCATACGTGTTCCTCCCCAATGTTTTCAGCCGTGCACTTGGAACAAAATTAGAAAGCgattttaaaatcaatcagTTTCAACAGAACAAGAAAAGGCAGGCAGACTCAACCAAATACCACACAATCAGAAACCAAACACTGCTGTGCCTCACATGCTGTGAGGATGTGACTGGCATTTTTCTTCACTTGTCTTAATGTGACAGCATCATTCACCCATGCTTAATCTTACCTGACAGGTGTACAATGCAGATGGGGAGTTCTTGTTTAAATTTGGCTCACACGGAGAGGGGAACGGCCAGTTTAATGCTCCAACGGGTGTGGCTGTGGATGCCAATGGAAATATCATTGTTGCTGATTGGGGAAACAGTCGGATCCAGGTTAGTTTGAGGAAATGAATAATTGGAACTGCGTTACACTTGCAGTAGCCTGTCAGTCACTCATCTAATCTGTCCTTCAATTCTCCATACCCATCCAGGTGTTTGACAGCTCAGGGTCTTTCCTCTCCTATATCAACACATCAGCAGACCCGCTTTATGGCCCCCAGGGCTTGGCTCTCACATCTGATGGCCACGTGGCGGTGGCAGACTCTGGGAACCACTGCTTCAAGGTCTACCGTTACCTACAGTAGATACCCAAGATAGCCATCTTAAACACCGCAAGCACTGACGACACAACCAATGTATTCCACAAGGTGCAATGATTTTTCCAGTACAGCCTTTTGTGTGTCGCCTCACCTTACCTTTATGATGTGAATTGACCATAGACAGCATAAAAGGTGGACGTTGCTACCGTGGCATCATCCATGAATTTTGACTTGAGATGAGCATTTTCACCATCACCATCTTGGTTTCAAAATACCAGATGTGATGAGGAGGGGTGGGTTTAAATCTGAAACTGCttgctcattggctaatgacttgTCAGTTACAAGTGGTTAGCCAATGATTGGGATAATCACAGCACATTAATCCACagataatgatcctttttgaaACATTGTATGACCAAGATTTACAAAGTAGACTTAATTTTTTATTCAGTGTGCCCCAAAATGAGTGACTAAGGCCCTAAAGTCATGAGGGAAGGGTTTACAGAGGTCAAAACAGAAAGCCATTTTCCCATAAACTTCTATAGGGTCAAAGTCTATTTGCAACGTCATCTATTGCCATCTGGTGGCCTTGAGATAGAATGCTCATTTAAGCTGCTtgcactggcttcatttttgctaACCTGGAAACTCCGTCCATGTTTTATCCTGTCTGTGGAACTGACGGTTAACTTTAAAATTGAGTGACGTAGCGTACCTCGGAACAAGCGATGACTTGAAGCTATGGACTGGTTTTTGAAAATCTGCAAATACTGACATGGATGGTATTCTTAAACAACACTTTCTGTGAGAGCTGACAGGGTAGGAGATAGTTGGAACTATTTAATCAGCCATAACTCGTCCAGATGCATGAAACTTTACTTTATCTTGATACCTAGACAACAACACAGTGCACCCATTAGTTGCTTTCTCATGAACTAGTTAATGCTTACAGTGAAATAAACAGCGCTATGCTTCTCCAGCAATGAAATGTAAAACTTCTCATTTACTGACATCTCACATAAGTGTCACCACCATCTGTGCATTGATTTGctgtatgtactgtatatacatGAATGTATATTGTGTATATTAGATCACTCACTATGTATGTGctatgattttttgttttttttgtttttttgtttttgaaacacTCAGCCTTGTGGCAGTCCAGATCACAGGAGTCAAGGATTCCCGGATTTTAAACATGTGTATGGCAGCTGTTAAAGAGTGTGCTTTCAAACATACCCAGcacatgcttaaatgaagaatCGTCATATTTATTGCTATTGTAAGCAGCACAATGATCGTTTTTGTTATTATCTGTTATCTTGAAGGGGAAAAACAATGTAAAAtgctaatttattttattttatactagCTCAGCATTTGCAAattatttttctaaatattttttctttctttcaagcTTCACACTTTCTCCCTTTCCCCAAATTAACCCCCTTAAAGCAGAATTCAGTATCCACCCGCATCTGGGAAATGTAGATCAGTGTTTGTGCACTTGGGCAGCTCTTTTCCAAAGCTACAACCCTATCTGGTTTTTAtttacaataacaacaaaaactatCTGTATTTATTTAGGTTTCTGTTTTTAGGATTTTGGGTTCATAGAAGCACTGGCTTGCCTTTAACAATTCAATAGCTTTTATTCAAGTGCTACCACCTGGACAGAAATAATACATGTATCTCAGGAAATCCATCCAAATTTCACAATATCAGTAGGAGAATAttaaatagttttgtttttttttttaaatttcataaactCATAGGCATAATAGTGGGACAGGCACATTGGGAGCTTTGCGAGAAAACTGTTAATTTGTGCAAATTTAATCTGAATCCAAGGTCATAACTTATTGGGACGGAAgatgaattctgttttattgtgtttgttgCTTTGTGGTTTTCATATTAGAAACTGTTACAGATGTATTACCAGAAATGACCGTTTATGAGAGGACATTGACTAGCAAGCACATTCACGCTTAAGAGTACACTATTTGTGATACTGTTCTAAGCTTTCTGTCAAATCTGAGTCTCTGCCTGGCTTCCATCATGCCATGACTCTAAATGAAGGACTCATTTGTTCATTCTATGTAATGTCATACAAAAACACGGTGCCACAATAGAAGAAAGACCGGGTGCAGCCAAGACAGACTCCCAGTCTGACTTAATTAATCACAGTACTATGCTCAACACCCAGACACTTCCATAACCTTTCAGTGTGGAGCTTTTCTGAGCTGCAGGATATGACTCAAATTCCACCAGTTAAGTCAGCTAGGAAGCTGTGGTTTTCATGCACCTCGACTCGTTGCCAAACAGGAGCAAGGACATGCTCATCTTTTTGAGATGTGTCTAAAGCATTTTATCCAACCCAGTCTTGTTTTCTCTATGAATATGCACTGGTAATAAAAGCACATGATTTACTGAgctgctgtgtatgtgtgtgactaacatgtttgtttgctctgcaggggattttttttctcccccaccatttaaataaaaccaaatcGTTTAACAGTATTGACAGTGAAATTGTAATTTACACAGGCACTGGGGACACACATTTTGGGCTACAGTGGGTACAAATTTCAATTTCACTGACTTGTGAAGACGCTTCTTTTCCCAatatttctatatttatttCATGAAATCATTAAGTTCAATGCTATTTTcttgaaaaattatttatttgcagACCATGTTGTCTTCCTGGTCTATGTTACAAATACTTACAGCACATACAGTATGCATCTTTTAACAATAACTGTTCCCAAAACATCCAAATGGTATATTTATATGTAatacatatgtgtatatacatagATACATAAATGTGCATAAAAAGCTCCAAATGCACTCAGCGTATTAGAGTATAGTAAAAGAAGCACAGTACATTGATACAGTGTCAAACCTAGATTAGCAAGCAAAATgtgcactgaaaaacaaaaaaatcatacTGTGGATAAACATTCCATCAAGGTATTTTATCACAGGTTGCATAGAATTGTtttcaatttcaaaataataataaaaaaaagcaaaaaaccttGACATTTACAAAGTGATTATGAAGCTGATGTTTATTATAGGATACACAGTAGTATGAGGTAATCAGATTTTATGGCAACATGGATAAAGTTTTTAGCGTTTTTTCTTTCAATGCAAACTGTTAATATCTACTGCAATATCACAATAATAAGCATGTCATACCGTCTGAGAAAAAAAGATCAGATGAATCAAAATCAAAGGCAGAAAAGCATTGATTTGTGTCAACAGAACAATACttggaaaataaatatatttaaaaccaAAATATCAAAAATCAAAGAGAGAATGATTGCAGATTAAACATTTCATTCCCTTTAAGTGAAATAAAGCATAAAAAATAAGCACAGTCAACATGTAGCCCTGTTGAGAAAGGGATTTAGCAAGCTCTACAAAGCTACAGTAGGCAACACTTACAGTAGAATTTAAGCGTACCAGTTGTGAATGTAGTTCCTGTTAGAAATAGTGGATGTGAAACCATTACTACACTACACTGTACACTGCAGACCAGCTGTCCCGAAAGCTGCTGTAACACCACAGGATCCTTTAAGAGAACTGTTTAAGTTCCCCTATCTGATTCAGTGCCATATGTTAACTATGAGAAGAACAATAACCATTAGATAAATACAGTTTCTCATGGGATATACtgtaaaatacaaacatgtggAAGTACAGTAGATCAGACACATTTGCCACAAGCCAGTTTAAATCAGCAgtgagacttttttttaaatcctaaaGTACAAAAATTAATTGCATGCAAGAACATAAGCACAAGAAAATAATATTCACTTGGATGATTTTCAACTGAGCGTTTTACTGAACGCACAGGACACACATTTTACATCATAAAACCGTAAAGTCCTGTGACTTCTTAGGCACACACAGAATCGAATCATCCTCTGTAAGAACAGACGGGTTTTTCCAGTGAAAGCGTACCGTGGACAGTGTCAGCAAATGCAAAATATCCGACCTCTCTAGACCTACTCAGCAAAACACCAAACGCCATTCAAGGTAAGAGGCATCTTCTGTAGCACCTTTGGAAACTTAATAACATCTTTTTGGATCAAGTGGCATCAAAGGCCAATCAATAAGTGACAACTTGACAAGTGCTTTAAAACAGCTACTAACACTGTCCATCTCCTAGTGTCCAGACCACTCTCCAGCATTAGGAGTGATGCAATATTTCAAGTAGATTTCTGAATAGAATCAAAGCTCTTgtagtttgtgttgtttcacacgcaatcttcagtttttttatGTAAATGTGAGGCACTTGCAACATAAAACAACTTTCTCAATCTTCAGTCTGTCAGTTAGACCTCTGAGCTGTCACTGATGTTTTGTGTCATCATGGGCTCTGCGCTGCTGGAGTTTTTGGGCACTTCTTTCTTCTCTTGCTTGGACCGA
The genomic region above belongs to Oreochromis aureus strain Israel breed Guangdong linkage group 14, ZZ_aureus, whole genome shotgun sequence and contains:
- the LOC116310845 gene encoding tripartite motif-containing protein 3-like; this encodes MSVIMAKRETGSTSPVVRQIDKQFLVCSICLDHYHNPKVLPCLHTFCEKCLQNYIPPQSLTLSCPVCRQTSILPEKGVAALQNNFFITNLMEVLQRDPECSQPEAGNVLESANAATTCQPLSCPNHEGKVMEFYCESCETAMCLECTEGEHREHVTVPLRDVLEQHKSALKGQLDTVRNRLPQLTAAIDLVNEISKQLTERKNDSVTEISNTFDELEKALHQRKTALITEVENICSTKQKVLQAQLTSLLQGRENIQSSCNFTEHALSHGSATEVLLVQKQMGERVSALARHSFPEHPHENGHLECQVETDGLRRSIQNLGVLITTGAVGHTSVATGEGLRHALVGQHTTITVTTKDKDGELVKTGNAVLRAEIISVDGVCTEAEVVDNKNGTYEVGYTLRSEGEFTFSLLLYEQPVRGSPFRLRAVKPSDVLQSPDDVKRRVKSPSGGGGHVRQKAVRRPSSMYSTTKKKENPIEDELIYRVGTRGRDKGEFTNLQGISASSNGRIVVADSNNQCIQVFSNDGQFKLRFGVRGRSPGQLQRPTGVTVDMNGDIIVADYDNRWISIFSSDGKFKNKIGAGRLMGPKGVAVDKNGHIITVDNKACCVFIFQSNGKLVTKFGARGTSDRHFAEKSGANIALDTKISKSGPVFSPHFVAVNNKNEIVVTDFHNHSVKVYNADGEFLFKFGSHGEGNGQFNAPTGVAVDANGNIIVADWGNSRIQVFDSSGSFLSYINTSADPLYGPQGLALTSDGHVAVADSGNHCFKVYRYLQ